Proteins encoded by one window of Flagellimonas lutaonensis:
- a CDS encoding DNA double-strand break repair nuclease NurA: MNNHISEIVTSFKGVLKSFVEGVEYKKSPPLGPPEELPVLTEEELKTLQRPVFGEDLGAARSYNRIKIVEEPSPKSVNLPTIEDLSNINICGIDGSNQRIEKSTFYFILTRAAIVEFRYSINNLKPYFYNKLIDSNAVVWVDGNVFNEDVVLQTQKLNKEASILRQIQNNQERPFLLKYSPDTIDKSPSSHALGWAVKLQQTLEMACLEHLKNIDVETVCIKDGPLFSTSMSPQETLDGLNPIFSWGNKILVACSKRIKDSRLLVELLQLNSEVKDFWFPNQNITSNTLKQVSTDSILLPRILEPGCRTPLMEAVPISRQAVVNDEPRLMPLTCYYLSRHRPHTYIRIEIPKFMWLNNKEKVERAINIVAWQHELGHRAPLVQLASDLRCQLGYEKNILEKQTDSFLHKNKLDFPEDY; this comes from the coding sequence ATGAACAACCACATATCTGAAATAGTAACTTCATTTAAAGGTGTTCTAAAAAGTTTTGTAGAAGGGGTGGAATATAAAAAAAGTCCGCCTTTAGGCCCGCCAGAAGAGTTACCAGTGTTAACAGAGGAAGAACTTAAAACACTTCAAAGACCAGTTTTCGGAGAGGACTTAGGAGCCGCTCGTTCCTACAATAGGATTAAAATCGTAGAAGAACCTAGCCCAAAAAGTGTTAATCTCCCAACTATTGAAGATTTAAGCAATATCAATATTTGTGGAATTGATGGGAGTAATCAGAGGATTGAAAAATCTACTTTCTACTTCATATTAACAAGAGCTGCCATTGTTGAGTTCAGATATTCGATAAATAATCTGAAGCCATATTTTTATAATAAACTGATAGACAGTAATGCCGTTGTTTGGGTGGATGGGAATGTCTTCAATGAAGATGTAGTACTTCAAACTCAGAAGTTAAATAAGGAGGCTAGTATTTTAAGACAAATACAAAATAATCAGGAACGGCCTTTTCTACTTAAATATTCCCCCGATACAATTGACAAAAGCCCCAGTTCCCACGCTTTAGGTTGGGCAGTAAAGTTACAGCAGACGCTTGAAATGGCATGTTTAGAGCACCTTAAAAATATTGATGTAGAAACGGTATGTATTAAAGATGGCCCCTTATTTTCGACTAGTATGTCGCCACAAGAAACCTTGGATGGTCTTAATCCTATTTTCAGTTGGGGTAACAAAATCTTAGTTGCATGCTCTAAAAGAATAAAGGATTCAAGATTACTTGTGGAATTACTTCAACTAAATTCAGAGGTGAAAGATTTCTGGTTTCCAAATCAGAATATCACATCAAATACTTTAAAACAAGTATCAACTGACTCCATTTTATTGCCGCGAATTTTGGAACCAGGATGTCGAACTCCCTTAATGGAGGCTGTTCCTATATCTAGACAGGCAGTTGTAAATGACGAACCAAGATTAATGCCTTTAACATGTTATTATTTAAGCCGTCATAGACCGCATACATATATTAGAATTGAAATACCAAAATTTATGTGGTTAAATAATAAAGAAAAAGTAGAAAGAGCAATAAACATTGTTGCTTGGCAGCACGAACTAGGACATCGCGCGCCATTGGTTCAGTTGGCCTCAGATTTAAGGTGTCAACTGGGTTATGAGAAAAATATATTGGAAAAACAGACAGATTCATTTTTACATAAAAATAAACTGGATTTCCCTGAGGATTATTAA
- a CDS encoding ATP-binding protein, translating to MKNKNTARPYADLKTPFIVDKNGAFAEYIVQEPEEMPDIALGATVIIRDLKGKKEFWIAGQIVGLRSISPFSPERENLLYLEPEVEDPTSVLDEVTGPHTHQPMIIRVSLEREMFLEKNSNNRKFNSFPVQRPPSARSRLYFPNIIPNDDDSPSLQEILDVRADGISFGMIGFGNTPYESSGEFLNYKWDIDKLDNKHIFVVGESGSGKTVFLKNLAYELRKHNKNNRVILTDVQGDIIQLLLPNVAEILKPSGWQTKIKVESVEDTIQKFKKFQLIIPARPEGTSPNLQALKKLAKNNGVDVKEIGLRLQDLSAPSDVEYLFRTSSEQVAMLLDDEAEYLKNHPSNPNPASIDNLRRMIQHLLNNNDSRQIPCHNGTSYYQSTYSAALRALRSLGQYFDYHQNSLNSDQMPLNYFDFDGTTILYLDELDQDERIMWEMQLVKWLYENKKQDWNAFVFFDEAHQIIPAKPSGIGAVGTFERLRINFEKLAREGRKFGINLVLSTQNPKDLHPIVPEQCPTRIVMKINPRNAKYSFLDDNLAMIANRFRHGQFWIQSPFNGTADWVRVHSVAPAIPHQPMTDFWRKAIDIASKTN from the coding sequence ATGAAGAACAAGAATACAGCTCGGCCATATGCAGACTTAAAAACTCCATTCATAGTTGATAAGAATGGAGCATTTGCAGAATATATAGTACAGGAACCCGAGGAAATGCCAGATATAGCATTAGGGGCAACCGTCATAATAAGAGACCTTAAAGGGAAAAAAGAATTTTGGATTGCTGGTCAAATAGTTGGATTAAGATCTATTTCTCCATTTAGTCCAGAAAGGGAAAATCTGCTGTATTTAGAACCAGAAGTAGAAGATCCCACTTCGGTATTAGATGAGGTGACAGGCCCTCATACACATCAACCAATGATAATAAGAGTTTCTTTAGAAAGGGAAATGTTTTTGGAAAAAAATTCAAATAATCGAAAATTCAATTCTTTTCCTGTTCAACGACCTCCTTCTGCAAGAAGTAGGCTGTATTTCCCCAACATTATCCCCAATGATGATGATTCTCCGTCCCTTCAAGAAATCTTGGACGTAAGAGCAGATGGAATATCTTTCGGTATGATTGGCTTTGGAAATACGCCGTATGAGAGCAGTGGTGAGTTTTTGAATTACAAATGGGATATTGACAAACTGGACAACAAACACATTTTTGTTGTCGGTGAGAGTGGGTCTGGAAAGACTGTATTTCTAAAAAACCTTGCCTATGAGCTAAGAAAACACAATAAAAACAACAGGGTTATATTAACAGATGTGCAAGGTGACATAATACAATTACTCCTACCAAACGTAGCGGAAATTCTAAAACCGTCAGGTTGGCAAACAAAAATCAAAGTTGAATCTGTAGAGGATACTATTCAAAAATTTAAAAAATTTCAACTCATTATACCCGCTAGGCCAGAAGGTACTTCGCCAAATTTGCAAGCTTTAAAAAAATTAGCCAAAAATAATGGAGTTGATGTTAAAGAAATTGGTTTGAGACTTCAAGACCTTTCAGCTCCATCCGATGTAGAATATCTATTCAGAACATCCTCAGAACAAGTTGCAATGTTGCTGGATGATGAAGCTGAATATCTAAAAAACCATCCAAGCAATCCGAATCCTGCCTCCATTGACAATCTAAGAAGAATGATTCAGCACTTGTTGAATAATAATGATTCAAGGCAAATTCCCTGCCATAATGGAACTTCGTACTATCAATCGACTTATTCTGCAGCTCTTAGAGCATTAAGGAGTTTGGGGCAATATTTTGATTATCATCAAAACTCCTTGAACAGTGACCAAATGCCGTTAAATTACTTCGACTTTGACGGAACTACGATACTTTATCTTGACGAACTTGATCAAGATGAGAGAATCATGTGGGAAATGCAGCTTGTCAAATGGCTATATGAAAATAAGAAGCAAGACTGGAATGCCTTTGTGTTTTTTGATGAAGCCCATCAAATTATACCTGCAAAGCCTTCTGGGATTGGAGCAGTCGGAACGTTTGAAAGACTGAGGATAAACTTTGAAAAACTTGCGAGAGAAGGTAGGAAATTTGGAATAAATTTAGTGCTTAGCACACAAAATCCTAAAGACTTACATCCAATTGTCCCAGAACAATGCCCTACTCGAATTGTTATGAAAATAAACCCAAGAAATGCAAAATACTCGTTTTTAGATGACAATTTGGCGATGATTGCCAATAGATTTCGTCATGGACAGTTTTGGATTCAAAGCCCTTTTAACGGAACCGCTGATTGGGTAAGAGTACATAGTGTAGCCCCCGCCATACCACATCAACCAATGACTGATTTTTGGAGAAAAGCAATTGATATAGCCTCTAAAACAAATTGA
- a CDS encoding SANT/Myb-like DNA-binding domain-containing protein has product MFERRRAYNPKKAWSKNEEEKLLNHLKSKGFNSKILQKMFPDRTMASIRSKTRKLRIKHDIFGESYRETKKDFTKKHAEIIKPESVFEAYCGTGHQTIIWEKYCNNIFASDKDKNKRTPFINAIKRIGYIESSTYSDWLGYKKEKKNICFYNGDVLNAAIEIKQDNIKIDVLDLDTCGSTLPILPMLINLIKPKFLFITHGEFHSMRFKRDDVLRRVLFHRDINDTCLDLTVDELSKELDKAVKISALRSHNETQDSYWAELIDEVWLGSKFHGMLRRVYKIIKAPATSDCLNELLYQKF; this is encoded by the coding sequence ATGTTTGAAAGAAGAAGGGCATATAACCCAAAAAAGGCTTGGTCAAAAAATGAAGAGGAGAAACTTTTAAACCATCTTAAATCTAAGGGTTTTAATTCAAAGATATTACAGAAAATGTTTCCCGACAGAACAATGGCTTCGATTAGAAGTAAAACAAGAAAATTAAGAATAAAGCATGATATTTTCGGGGAATCATATCGGGAAACTAAAAAAGATTTTACTAAGAAACATGCGGAGATAATAAAGCCTGAAAGTGTTTTTGAAGCTTATTGTGGCACAGGTCATCAAACCATTATTTGGGAGAAATATTGCAATAATATTTTCGCAAGTGATAAGGATAAAAATAAAAGAACACCCTTTATTAATGCCATAAAAAGAATAGGATACATAGAAAGCTCAACTTATTCGGACTGGTTAGGATACAAAAAAGAAAAGAAAAATATATGCTTTTATAACGGAGATGTTTTAAACGCTGCAATTGAGATAAAGCAAGATAACATTAAAATTGATGTTCTAGATCTTGATACTTGTGGTTCCACGCTACCGATTCTACCCATGTTAATTAATCTGATTAAACCGAAATTTTTGTTTATAACTCATGGTGAGTTTCACTCGATGAGATTTAAAAGGGATGATGTATTGAGGCGTGTTCTTTTTCATAGAGACATAAATGACACGTGCTTGGACCTAACAGTAGATGAATTGTCTAAAGAACTTGACAAGGCAGTCAAAATATCAGCTCTCAGATCACACAATGAAACACAAGATTCGTATTGGGCGGAATTGATAGATGAGGTATGGCTAGGATCAAAATTTCACGGAATGCTCAGACGAGTGTATAAAATAATAAAGGCTCCTGCAACTTCTGATTGTCTAAATGAATTATTATATCAAAAATTTTGA
- the istB gene encoding IS21-like element helper ATPase IstB translates to MNEKTMELMKQMRFFGMHRAFATTMETGGADTTYTNDELIAYLIQSEWDDRRNRRIERLTKSARFRYTAVMEALDYRPSRQLDKNLVQRLGSCGFIRKRENILVTGSTGVGKSYLASAIGHQACSMGYRTMYFNTAKLFTLLKTSKADGSYLKQINRLERQDLLILDDFGLKPLDNINRHSLMEIIEDRHGKRSTIIASQLPVEVWHDIIGEKTLADAILDRLVHTAHRIDIKGESMRRKLKNKN, encoded by the coding sequence ATGAACGAAAAAACAATGGAACTGATGAAACAAATGAGGTTCTTTGGAATGCACAGGGCCTTCGCCACAACAATGGAAACCGGAGGTGCCGATACCACCTACACCAATGACGAGCTCATCGCCTATCTCATCCAGAGCGAATGGGACGACCGCCGCAACCGCAGGATAGAGCGATTGACCAAGTCCGCAAGGTTCAGGTACACGGCCGTTATGGAGGCCTTGGACTACCGTCCATCGCGCCAACTGGACAAAAATCTTGTACAGCGGCTCGGCTCCTGCGGCTTTATCCGAAAAAGGGAGAACATACTTGTCACGGGCAGTACGGGCGTGGGCAAAAGTTATCTGGCCTCCGCCATTGGCCACCAGGCCTGCTCGATGGGGTATAGAACAATGTACTTCAACACCGCCAAACTATTCACCCTGCTAAAGACCTCCAAGGCCGACGGTTCCTACCTGAAACAGATAAACCGATTGGAAAGACAGGACTTGCTCATATTGGATGATTTTGGGCTGAAGCCCCTGGACAACATAAACCGCCACTCCCTGATGGAGATCATCGAGGACAGGCACGGCAAAAGATCCACCATAATAGCATCACAGCTACCTGTCGAAGTATGGCACGACATTATAGGTGAAAAAACACTGGCCGATGCCATCCTGGACCGTTTGGTGCACACGGCACACAGAATAGATATAAAAGGAGAATCAATGAGAAGAAAATTGAAAAATAAAAACTAA
- a CDS encoding nucleoid-associated protein has protein sequence MLDNSTSFSVNNANLTIKKLQSLDIERLARANRINFEKWENGDSQYLSFIKGTRGISLYFQKFIGSTDLTSSRENTNNLKNAMTKYMSDEGYTNEEKRLTYHKVNDYARQKYDLDEDLELNALAVLINEMNPEGFTNYIQENEDLEVSGSFRVTQKTHLKFLTWQTVKEKGYSLEFDRGLIGNKIRKNGSDIVIKNVPADVLKEFN, from the coding sequence ATGTTAGATAACTCCACTAGTTTTTCTGTCAACAATGCCAATTTAACCATTAAAAAACTTCAAAGTTTAGACATCGAACGCTTGGCCAGGGCCAACAGAATAAATTTTGAAAAATGGGAAAACGGTGATTCTCAATACCTTTCGTTCATAAAAGGAACAAGGGGTATTTCGCTTTATTTTCAAAAATTTATTGGAAGTACAGATTTAACATCTTCAAGGGAAAACACGAATAACCTGAAGAATGCTATGACAAAATACATGAGCGATGAAGGTTATACAAATGAAGAAAAAAGATTGACGTACCATAAAGTCAATGATTATGCGAGACAAAAATATGATTTGGATGAAGATTTGGAACTCAATGCCCTTGCAGTGTTGATTAACGAAATGAATCCTGAAGGCTTTACAAATTATATTCAAGAAAATGAAGATTTGGAAGTAAGTGGTAGTTTCAGGGTAACACAGAAAACGCATTTGAAATTTCTAACTTGGCAAACTGTGAAGGAGAAAGGATATTCCTTAGAATTTGATAGAGGATTGATAGGGAATAAAATTCGTAAAAATGGAAGTGATATAGTGATAAAGAATGTTCCGGCAGACGTTCTTAAAGAATTTAACTAA
- a CDS encoding TonB-dependent receptor has protein sequence MKKVHLYTPIFLLIFLFNGLLYAQNSGPAFAEQNLVPNHKLAFDLQQNALDSLLMWQEQVVLHTDKTIAQPKDHLFFKAYILTGPQQVRVSPNNVLKVELLDAEGNLVRSQYHKIDDGTSEGSFEIPKKVKPGDYYFRAYTRWMLNYGPEHFTTKKIRIGEIEKTETFDNASKRVNFFPEGGQLVAGLTNRLAMASGNNTPVNGQIIDEQGNVVSSVKDYGIGIGSSIFVPRQGKRYFLRFFDGSKLPLPTVEDIGCSIQVNNLNEEYAQTRIEVSKELLNEDLYLKGQSRGVTYFTKKIDFDEKGVAEVDIPKEDTPSGLLHLTLVDSFDQVWAERPLYIERNELQIKVEPVEGATTEKGLKIKVTDNKGNPVKTELSLSLKAAPNGEMDDLKIFDSNIRNQRFINDLMVLAGQFSEVPLHAGKKELPDEIRYTFQNGLEFYGQAYDLNNSLLPNTKIQILISTEKEVLAKEVTTNSEGLFNLAGLQLDGEANMVFRTKGEDTKTKLVKVIPYEYEVPPMVTSTIEQQASLKKSKSRQFIPKKTAVSFKSDTGEDKIIALDEVTLVAKKELRKTSPSMYNIEPRHVVHQDPKRPKTIPELFLGVPGIQVVGLGGINPRLSLPRSSGVGPILWVLDGLPLVQSTNLVEIMNLVPQLDVERIEILYGPQAAIYGTRAAGGAILIYTRTGAETAEYIARKEALLNYEGFHKSIAFSEYSDTVSKKRKDNDLPKTLYWNPSLETDENGEVLVQFSLPDGYTSAAVELKTITQDGKQGYTKKALLP, from the coding sequence ATGAAAAAAGTACACCTTTACACTCCTATCTTTCTCCTTATCTTTTTGTTCAATGGACTTTTGTACGCCCAAAATTCTGGGCCGGCATTCGCTGAACAAAACCTCGTGCCAAACCACAAGTTGGCCTTTGACCTACAACAAAATGCGCTGGACTCATTGTTGATGTGGCAAGAGCAGGTGGTACTCCATACCGACAAGACAATTGCCCAACCAAAAGACCATCTTTTCTTCAAGGCCTACATTCTAACAGGGCCGCAACAAGTAAGGGTAAGCCCCAATAACGTGCTAAAGGTAGAGTTGCTCGATGCCGAGGGAAATTTGGTCAGAAGCCAGTACCACAAAATCGATGATGGAACCAGTGAAGGTTCATTTGAAATTCCAAAAAAGGTCAAGCCGGGTGACTATTATTTCAGGGCCTATACCCGTTGGATGCTTAATTACGGCCCCGAACACTTCACCACAAAAAAAATCAGGATTGGAGAAATTGAAAAAACCGAAACCTTTGATAATGCTTCGAAAAGAGTCAATTTCTTTCCTGAGGGCGGCCAACTCGTTGCAGGCCTTACCAATCGATTGGCCATGGCATCTGGGAACAACACCCCGGTTAACGGGCAAATAATCGATGAGCAGGGCAACGTGGTTTCATCGGTCAAAGATTATGGCATAGGCATTGGCTCCTCAATTTTCGTCCCCCGACAGGGCAAGCGTTATTTTTTGAGATTTTTTGATGGAAGCAAACTTCCCCTACCGACGGTTGAAGATATTGGCTGTTCGATACAGGTCAACAACCTTAACGAAGAATATGCCCAGACCAGAATCGAGGTTTCCAAAGAATTGTTAAATGAAGACCTGTATCTTAAAGGTCAATCAAGGGGAGTGACCTACTTCACAAAAAAGATAGATTTTGACGAAAAAGGTGTGGCTGAGGTAGATATTCCAAAAGAAGATACCCCCAGTGGGCTCTTGCACCTTACCTTAGTTGATTCTTTCGATCAAGTATGGGCCGAGAGACCTCTGTACATAGAGCGAAACGAGCTCCAAATCAAAGTGGAGCCCGTCGAAGGTGCCACCACTGAAAAGGGACTAAAGATAAAGGTGACCGACAACAAGGGCAACCCAGTCAAAACGGAACTTTCGCTGAGCTTAAAGGCAGCCCCTAACGGCGAGATGGACGACTTAAAAATTTTTGACTCCAACATTAGAAACCAACGTTTCATCAACGATTTGATGGTCTTGGCCGGTCAGTTTTCTGAAGTGCCGTTGCATGCGGGCAAAAAAGAGTTACCCGATGAGATTCGGTATACCTTTCAAAACGGCTTGGAGTTTTATGGCCAAGCATATGACTTGAACAATTCGTTGTTGCCCAACACTAAAATTCAAATATTGATTTCTACGGAAAAAGAGGTGCTCGCGAAAGAAGTTACAACCAACTCTGAGGGCCTTTTCAATCTAGCGGGACTACAACTCGATGGCGAGGCCAATATGGTGTTCAGAACCAAGGGAGAAGACACCAAGACCAAACTTGTAAAGGTGATACCGTATGAATATGAAGTTCCTCCTATGGTGACTTCAACTATTGAACAACAGGCCAGTCTGAAAAAATCGAAGTCTAGACAATTTATCCCTAAAAAAACAGCCGTGTCCTTTAAATCGGATACTGGGGAAGATAAAATAATTGCCTTGGACGAAGTAACCTTAGTGGCGAAAAAAGAGTTGCGAAAGACAAGCCCATCGATGTACAATATAGAGCCAAGACATGTTGTTCACCAAGACCCGAAGCGGCCGAAAACCATACCTGAACTATTCTTGGGTGTTCCAGGAATTCAAGTGGTGGGGCTTGGCGGCATAAATCCACGGCTAAGCCTGCCTAGATCGTCAGGTGTAGGCCCAATTCTCTGGGTATTGGATGGCCTACCCTTGGTACAGTCCACTAATTTGGTGGAGATTATGAACTTGGTGCCACAGTTGGATGTAGAAAGAATTGAAATTTTGTATGGCCCGCAGGCGGCCATCTATGGAACTCGCGCTGCAGGTGGGGCCATTCTCATCTATACCCGCACCGGTGCCGAGACTGCTGAGTACATTGCACGAAAAGAGGCGCTTTTAAACTATGAAGGGTTTCATAAATCCATTGCTTTTTCAGAATATTCTGATACGGTCTCCAAAAAAAGAAAGGATAACGATCTGCCAAAGACCCTCTATTGGAATCCTTCATTGGAAACCGATGAAAATGGTGAGGTACTTGTGCAGTTTTCATTGCCCGATGGCTATACAAGTGCCGCCGTTGAACTAAAAACCATAACACAAGATGGCAAGCAGGGTTATACCAAAAAAGCCCTCTTGCCTTAA
- a CDS encoding HD family phosphohydrolase produces MGKTLDGFYKNQSVIYKYFLYVISAGLIVFFFPREGKFKYEFQKGKPWQYETLYAPIDFTVKKTEEEIAEEQQNIRDNRVVYYTYDEAIFKEVRSTFETNLRGGLNQGTLTRNQYNRFLGIGTGLLEKVYENGVFSEIPNAGNITLIKANEAKTLGKPFVQDLERAKAFIKTELDQLNLGGASAVLYQTLADVLRPNAYLDQELTQKALDEELSQISLTRGHVSKGTLIIAKGEVVEADNLKMLNSLKEEFESELWKGDNYYYIILGYAVLVALVLMMLFLFLKKYRAEIYANNKKVTFIFFNVILMVFSTTLVVKTDETYVYVVPLCILPLILKNFFDARLGLFVHVLTILILGFVVPNSFEYIFLQIIAGIVTILTVSELYKRANLFISVGQITLIYIIGYFAFHVIHEGNMLGIEWGTFGIFLLNGMITLFAMPLIYLYEKLFGLVSDVSLLELSDTNSKLLKELANKAPGTFHHSLQVANLSEAAANEIGANAMLVRVGALYHDIGKMNRPTYFTENQTTNVNPHDDLPPKESAKIIIDHVIEGIEMARKYKIPDRVIDFIRTHHGTTLVYYFYKKQLDIDEDVELSDFRYPGPIPFSKETAILMMADSVEAASKSLKSPTYPIIDDFVEKIVQGQIDANQFLNANITFQEIEAVKKVLKKKLTNIYHLRVEYPE; encoded by the coding sequence ATGGGAAAGACTTTAGATGGCTTCTATAAAAATCAATCGGTGATTTACAAGTACTTTCTCTATGTCATCTCGGCGGGATTGATCGTCTTCTTTTTTCCGAGAGAAGGAAAGTTCAAATATGAGTTTCAAAAAGGAAAACCTTGGCAATATGAAACCCTGTACGCCCCTATTGACTTTACGGTCAAAAAAACCGAAGAAGAAATAGCCGAAGAACAGCAGAACATTCGTGACAATCGTGTTGTTTACTACACGTACGATGAGGCAATTTTCAAAGAGGTCAGGTCAACTTTTGAAACCAATTTACGGGGAGGACTCAACCAAGGCACCCTAACCCGCAATCAGTACAATAGATTTTTGGGCATTGGTACCGGTCTACTCGAAAAAGTGTATGAAAATGGCGTTTTTTCTGAAATACCCAATGCCGGCAATATTACCTTGATCAAAGCAAATGAGGCCAAGACACTTGGCAAGCCATTTGTTCAAGATTTGGAAAGGGCGAAGGCGTTTATCAAAACGGAGTTGGACCAGTTGAATTTGGGGGGCGCATCGGCCGTATTGTACCAAACGCTTGCCGATGTGTTAAGGCCCAATGCGTATCTTGACCAAGAACTTACCCAAAAAGCCTTGGATGAAGAGCTTTCCCAAATTTCATTGACAAGGGGGCACGTATCCAAAGGCACGTTGATCATTGCCAAGGGCGAGGTGGTAGAAGCCGATAACCTTAAAATGCTCAACTCGTTGAAAGAGGAATTTGAATCGGAACTATGGAAAGGCGACAACTACTATTACATCATACTTGGCTATGCCGTATTGGTTGCCTTGGTACTGATGATGTTGTTCTTGTTCCTAAAAAAATACCGGGCCGAAATTTATGCCAATAACAAAAAGGTCACCTTTATTTTTTTCAACGTTATCTTAATGGTGTTCAGCACCACCTTGGTGGTAAAGACAGATGAAACCTATGTATATGTGGTGCCCTTGTGCATCCTTCCACTTATTTTAAAAAACTTTTTTGACGCACGGCTGGGTCTGTTCGTCCATGTTTTGACGATTTTGATCTTGGGTTTTGTGGTGCCCAATAGTTTCGAGTACATCTTTTTACAGATCATAGCGGGCATTGTCACCATTTTAACGGTCTCTGAGCTGTATAAGCGGGCCAACCTCTTTATTTCTGTTGGCCAGATTACGCTGATATATATTATCGGGTATTTTGCTTTTCACGTAATCCATGAAGGCAATATGCTGGGTATTGAATGGGGCACTTTCGGTATTTTTTTATTGAACGGCATGATAACCCTTTTTGCCATGCCGCTCATCTATCTTTATGAAAAACTGTTCGGCCTGGTATCAGATGTGTCGTTGCTCGAACTTTCAGATACCAATTCAAAGTTGCTGAAAGAGTTGGCCAACAAGGCGCCGGGCACGTTTCATCATTCCTTACAGGTAGCCAACCTATCAGAGGCTGCCGCAAATGAGATCGGGGCCAACGCAATGTTGGTAAGAGTGGGCGCCCTTTATCATGATATCGGCAAGATGAACCGGCCCACTTATTTTACCGAAAACCAGACCACCAATGTAAATCCGCACGATGACCTTCCTCCGAAAGAAAGTGCGAAAATCATTATCGACCATGTTATCGAAGGCATCGAAATGGCAAGAAAGTATAAAATACCCGACAGGGTGATAGACTTTATCAGAACACACCATGGTACTACCCTGGTCTACTATTTTTACAAAAAGCAGCTAGATATCGACGAAGATGTAGAGCTGTCAGACTTTCGGTACCCTGGGCCGATACCCTTTTCAAAAGAGACCGCCATATTGATGATGGCCGATTCTGTTGAGGCTGCCTCTAAGAGTTTGAAGTCTCCCACCTACCCCATCATTGATGATTTTGTCGAAAAAATTGTGCAGGGTCAAATAGATGCCAACCAGTTTTTAAATGCCAATATCACCTTTCAAGAAATTGAAGCGGTCAAAAAGGTGCTCAAGAAAAAACTGACCAACATTTATCACTTGAGGGTAGAGTATCCAGAATAG
- a CDS encoding acetyl-CoA C-acyltransferase has product MKEVVIVSAARTPIGSFMGALSTIPAPKLGAIAIKGALEKAGVKPEMVEEVLMGNVVQAGTGQAPARQAAIYAGIPDKVPCTTVNKVCASGMKTVMQAAQSIALGDTEIVVAGGMESMSLIPHYVHMRNGQKFGPATLVDGMQRDGLVDVYDQNAMGVCADACAVEHNFSREDQDAFAIQSYKRSAKAWKEGKFANEVVPVEVPQRRGEPLVVSEDEEYKNVRMEKIPALRPAFTKDGTVTAANASTINDGAAAMVLMSAEKAAELSLRPMAKIVSYADAAKEPKWFTTAPAKALPKALAKAGLEIGDIDYFEFNEAFAVVGLANMKLLGLTDENVNVNGGAVSLGHPLGCSGARILVTLLNVLEQNNAKLGAAAICNGGGGASALIVERYQQ; this is encoded by the coding sequence ATGAAAGAAGTGGTAATCGTTTCCGCGGCCCGTACACCAATAGGGAGCTTTATGGGCGCGCTTTCGACTATTCCTGCACCCAAGCTAGGTGCCATAGCCATCAAAGGGGCACTTGAAAAGGCAGGTGTAAAACCAGAAATGGTAGAGGAGGTGCTTATGGGCAATGTGGTTCAGGCCGGTACCGGTCAGGCCCCTGCAAGACAGGCGGCCATATACGCGGGTATTCCTGATAAGGTGCCCTGTACAACGGTAAACAAGGTGTGTGCCTCTGGTATGAAGACGGTCATGCAGGCGGCCCAGTCCATCGCATTGGGCGATACCGAAATTGTTGTTGCGGGCGGTATGGAAAGTATGAGCCTTATACCTCACTATGTACATATGCGCAATGGCCAAAAGTTTGGCCCGGCCACTTTGGTCGATGGTATGCAGCGAGATGGCCTTGTGGATGTGTACGATCAAAATGCCATGGGTGTCTGTGCCGATGCCTGTGCGGTAGAGCACAATTTTTCTAGGGAAGACCAAGACGCTTTTGCCATTCAGTCGTATAAAAGGTCTGCCAAAGCATGGAAAGAAGGAAAGTTTGCCAATGAGGTGGTGCCCGTTGAGGTGCCGCAGCGAAGGGGTGAACCACTTGTTGTTTCAGAAGATGAAGAGTACAAGAACGTAAGGATGGAAAAGATTCCGGCCCTTCGACCTGCGTTTACAAAAGACGGCACGGTTACGGCAGCAAATGCCTCCACCATTAATGATGGTGCTGCGGCCATGGTTTTGATGAGTGCGGAAAAAGCAGCCGAACTATCGCTTAGGCCCATGGCCAAGATCGTTAGCTATGCCGATGCCGCAAAAGAACCAAAATGGTTTACCACGGCACCTGCCAAGGCCTTGCCAAAAGCATTGGCGAAAGCTGGACTCGAGATTGGCGATATCGATTATTTTGAGTTTAATGAGGCCTTTGCCGTAGTAGGATTGGCAAACATGAAGCTATTGGGGCTGACAGATGAAAATGTCAACGTCAATGGCGGGGCTGTTTCCCTGGGCCATCCACTGGGGTGCTCAGGTGCCCGTATTTTGGTGACCCTGCTGAACGTACTGGAACAGAACAATGCCAAATTGGGGGCCGCGGCCATTTGCAACGGTGGTGGTGGCGCTTCTGCACTGATTGTTGAACGCTATCAGCAATAG